The Mytilus galloprovincialis chromosome 4, xbMytGall1.hap1.1, whole genome shotgun sequence genome contains a region encoding:
- the LOC143073314 gene encoding F-box/WD repeat-containing protein 5-like isoform X1, with amino-acid sequence MWQDIPDTWLLEIFQYLKFQDLVNITAVCKKWQRVALDETLWRKLMRRTYNLKNTDLAPGKDSWYSEYKRFYYHTPAIESEVLTDHTDEVLDVAFSHNGKYVCTTSKDCTVKVWEIGFPTTLKYSADLKEMLEWSLTQYAVFNKTDDYLLVCGVNINGPYYNEFFMGHGAIFDMTQDFTIIRVMGMNPPHLFADWADTEVCLGGYATNHDHLTINSFKVPDKRTRMNQEPVKPPDPQEILDNTDGNRLCTFYADCNHTMNLMVANVPIKPKPLMSKCDINRNANSVIYNTDRNNSDTCIKYLIFVAGIHDCIILHKLKDVKTSKDFDEANAVRPFSYDVIRRPGQYISGMKLSHDHRYLYFNFREAVKVEENEEWEDYLHLKENLQVNVIDLQTKQIMPDIVYEGHKGFSEYPAWYICLDTSDDIVASGSEEAKAYLWDRYYRCLITTLQHKEGVVNGLEFNPKDCETMVTSGDDHTVRIWRSRNRMKTLQPVDSSYL; translated from the exons ATGTGGCAGGACATTCCAGATACATGGTTGTTAGAAATTTTCCAGTATTTAAAGTTTCAAGACCTGGTGAACATTACTGCAGTCTGTAAGAAATGGCAACGTGTGGCTTTAGATGAAACTTTATGGAGAAAGTTAATGAGGAGAACATATAATCTCAAAA ATACAGACCTAGCTCCAGGTAAAGACTCCTGGTACAGTGAATACAAACGATTCTATTATCACACACCAGCAATTGAGAGTGAAGTGCTCACAGATCACACTGATGAAGTATTAGATGTAGCATTTTCTCATAATGGAAAATATGTCTGTACTACTTCAAAAGACTGCACTGTCAAG gtATGGGAAATTGGGTTTCCAACAACCCTAAAGTATTCAGCAGACTTAAAAGAAATGTTAGAATGGAGTTTAACCCAATATGCTGTGTTTAACAAAACTGATGATTATTTATTGGTGTGTGGTGTTAACATCAATGGACCCTACTACAACGAGTTCTTCATGGGACATGGAGCAATCTTTGACATGACACAAG atttcacTATAATTAGAGTGATGGGTATGAATCCCCCTCATCTGTTTGCTGATTGGGCTGATACAGAAGTTTGTTTAGGTGGATATGCCACAAATCATGATCATCTAACTATTAACTCTTTCAAG GTTCCAGATAAAAGGACTAGAATGAACCAGGAACCAGTAAAGCCTCCAGACCCCCAGGAGATATTAGATAATACAGATGGAAATAGACTATGTACATTTTATGCAGATTGCAATCATACTATGAACCTAATGGTAGCTAATGTTCCAATTAAACCAAAACCTCTGATGTCAAAATGTGATATAAATAGAAACGCAAATTCTGTGATATACAACACAGATCGAAATAATAGTGATACATGCATTAAATACTTAATTTTTGTGGCAGGTATTCATGATTGTATAATTTTACACAAGTTAAAGGATGTTAAAACATCTAAAGATTTTGATGAGGCCAATGCTGTACGACCTTTCAGCTATGATGTCATACGAAGACCTGGACAGTACATATCTGGTATGAAGTTGTCACATGACCACAG gtatttatattttaatttccgtgaAGCAGTCAAagttgaagaaaatgaagaatgGGAAGACTATTTACACCTGAAGGAAAATCTACAAGTTAATGTTATAGACCTGCAGACAAAGCAGATAATGCCGGATATTGTCTATGAGGGACACAAAGGTTTCTCAGAATACCCAGCATGGTACATCTGTCTGGATACCTCAGATGATATTGTGGCAAG TGGAAGTGAAGAAGCTAAAGCCTACCTATGGGATAGATATTACAGATGTTTGATTACTACATTACAACATAAAGAGGGTGTGGTCAATGGTTTAGAATTTAACCCTAAAGACTGTGAGACAATGGTGACATCTGGTGATGACCATACGGTCAGAATATGGAGGTCAAGAAATAGGATGAAGACATTACAGCCAGTTGATTCTTCATAtttatag
- the LOC143073314 gene encoding F-box/WD repeat-containing protein 5-like isoform X2, producing MWQDIPDTWLLEIFQYLKFQDLVNITAVCKKWQRVALDETLWRKLMRRTYNLKSIDLAPGKDSWYSEYKRFYYHTPAIESEVLTDHTDEVLDVAFSHNGKYVCTTSKDCTVKVWEIGFPTTLKYSADLKEMLEWSLTQYAVFNKTDDYLLVCGVNINGPYYNEFFMGHGAIFDMTQDFTIIRVMGMNPPHLFADWADTEVCLGGYATNHDHLTINSFKVPDKRTRMNQEPVKPPDPQEILDNTDGNRLCTFYADCNHTMNLMVANVPIKPKPLMSKCDINRNANSVIYNTDRNNSDTCIKYLIFVAGIHDCIILHKLKDVKTSKDFDEANAVRPFSYDVIRRPGQYISGMKLSHDHRYLYFNFREAVKVEENEEWEDYLHLKENLQVNVIDLQTKQIMPDIVYEGHKGFSEYPAWYICLDTSDDIVASGSEEAKAYLWDRYYRCLITTLQHKEGVVNGLEFNPKDCETMVTSGDDHTVRIWRSRNRMKTLQPVDSSYL from the exons ATGTGGCAGGACATTCCAGATACATGGTTGTTAGAAATTTTCCAGTATTTAAAGTTTCAAGACCTGGTGAACATTACTGCAGTCTGTAAGAAATGGCAACGTGTGGCTTTAGATGAAACTTTATGGAGAAAGTTAATGAGGAGAACATATAATCTCAAAAGTAT AGACCTAGCTCCAGGTAAAGACTCCTGGTACAGTGAATACAAACGATTCTATTATCACACACCAGCAATTGAGAGTGAAGTGCTCACAGATCACACTGATGAAGTATTAGATGTAGCATTTTCTCATAATGGAAAATATGTCTGTACTACTTCAAAAGACTGCACTGTCAAG gtATGGGAAATTGGGTTTCCAACAACCCTAAAGTATTCAGCAGACTTAAAAGAAATGTTAGAATGGAGTTTAACCCAATATGCTGTGTTTAACAAAACTGATGATTATTTATTGGTGTGTGGTGTTAACATCAATGGACCCTACTACAACGAGTTCTTCATGGGACATGGAGCAATCTTTGACATGACACAAG atttcacTATAATTAGAGTGATGGGTATGAATCCCCCTCATCTGTTTGCTGATTGGGCTGATACAGAAGTTTGTTTAGGTGGATATGCCACAAATCATGATCATCTAACTATTAACTCTTTCAAG GTTCCAGATAAAAGGACTAGAATGAACCAGGAACCAGTAAAGCCTCCAGACCCCCAGGAGATATTAGATAATACAGATGGAAATAGACTATGTACATTTTATGCAGATTGCAATCATACTATGAACCTAATGGTAGCTAATGTTCCAATTAAACCAAAACCTCTGATGTCAAAATGTGATATAAATAGAAACGCAAATTCTGTGATATACAACACAGATCGAAATAATAGTGATACATGCATTAAATACTTAATTTTTGTGGCAGGTATTCATGATTGTATAATTTTACACAAGTTAAAGGATGTTAAAACATCTAAAGATTTTGATGAGGCCAATGCTGTACGACCTTTCAGCTATGATGTCATACGAAGACCTGGACAGTACATATCTGGTATGAAGTTGTCACATGACCACAG gtatttatattttaatttccgtgaAGCAGTCAAagttgaagaaaatgaagaatgGGAAGACTATTTACACCTGAAGGAAAATCTACAAGTTAATGTTATAGACCTGCAGACAAAGCAGATAATGCCGGATATTGTCTATGAGGGACACAAAGGTTTCTCAGAATACCCAGCATGGTACATCTGTCTGGATACCTCAGATGATATTGTGGCAAG TGGAAGTGAAGAAGCTAAAGCCTACCTATGGGATAGATATTACAGATGTTTGATTACTACATTACAACATAAAGAGGGTGTGGTCAATGGTTTAGAATTTAACCCTAAAGACTGTGAGACAATGGTGACATCTGGTGATGACCATACGGTCAGAATATGGAGGTCAAGAAATAGGATGAAGACATTACAGCCAGTTGATTCTTCATAtttatag